The region CACTGGTAAAGAGGATGCTGCTAACAACTACGCACGTGGGCACTACACCATTGGCAAAGAGATAATTGACTTGGTTCTGGACAGGATCCGCAAATTGGTGCGTGTGTCTATGAGCCCTTGTAAAACTGAGTGTCagtattcaaattaaaatgttatattgaGTAACATTTGGTTTTACATTCCATTAGTGATGAGAaatgccccctctctccccaggctGACCAATGCACAGGCCTTCAGGGTTTCCTGGTCTTCCACAGCTTCGGAGGTGGTACCGGGTCCGGTTTCACCTCCCTGCTGATGGAACGTCTGTCCGTTGACTACGGTAAAAAATCCAAGCTGGAGTTCTCCATCTACCCAGCCCCCCAGGTGTCCACAGCTGTGGTGGAGCCCTACAACTCCATCCTAACAACACACACCACCCTTGAGCACTCTGATTGTGCCTTCATGGTCGACAACGAGGCTATTTATGACATCTGCCGTAGGAACCTCGATATTGAGCGCCCCACCTACACCAATCTCAACCGGCTCATTAGCCAGATCGTGTCCTCCATTACAGCCTCCCTCCGATTCGATGGTGCTCTCAATGTTGATCTGACAGAGTTCCAGACCAATTTGGTGCCCTATCCCCGAATCCACTTCCCTCTGGCCACATATGCCCCAGTCATATCTGCAGAGAAGGCTTACCATGAACAGCTTTCTGTGGCTGAGATCACAAATGCCTGCTttgagccagccaatcagatggtGAAATGTGACCCACGTCACGGCAAGTACATGGCCTGCTGCCTGCTGTACCGTGGTGACGTAGTGCCCAAAGACGTAAACGCTGCCATCGCCACCATCAAGACCAAACGCACCATCCAGTTTGTGGACTGGTGTCCCACTGGTTTCAAGGTTGGCATCAACTACCAGCCCCCCACTGTGGTACCAGGTGGAGATCTGGCTAAGGTCCAGAGAGCCGTGTGCATGCTGAGCAACACCACAGCTATTGCAGAGGCTTGGGCCCGCCTTGACCACAAATTCGACCTGATGTACGCCAAGCGTGCCTTTGTGCACTGGTACGTGGGTGAGGGTATGGAGGAGGGAGAGTTCTCTGAAGCCAGGGAGGACATGGCTGCCCTGGAGAAGGATTATGAGGAGGTGGGTGTTGACTCCAttgaaggggagggggaagaggagggagaagaaTATTAAGCTAGtcaatcactgttgcatgcttatCATTGGTCAGAGGTTTGCATATCTCAGCTTATATTAGCGTAGGAAACTGATAGCAAGTACTGTTCACATATGATTATGTGTTGTCTTTGGTACCAAAATGGTAAACGAAACGTGCCGTGGTTGTGACTGGAGACATAACAGCCTTTAAATGTTGTTCTTTGTCTCCACCACTAAGTGTTTTACACCTTTTAGCTGTCTGTCCTTCTGACTGCGATatgcaataaattattgaatttacatttgtgtgtcgttttatttctcaaaaacattttatccagttgaaattcaatttccgaatgaATCCCATtgattatgaataaaaaaacaaaaaaactatacaGTAACTATAGCCTACTCTTGTGTTATGTAGTGAATATAGCAATATTTTTCTAGTTACCGCAATTATGTAAATTTGTGTATTCGGTAATGTTTttggcattgaagaaacacaatgagtaaagtattaaatatgtccgttctgtatttttggagaaatgtgcgttttaaatttatcgtcctattttcaaccggttgagaaagttgtcaacttggtgcgtcacgaacacagtaaccactcccctttccacgccccgtaaacccatggataactccgaaacccatagtttgc is a window of Anguilla anguilla isolate fAngAng1 chromosome 13, fAngAng1.pri, whole genome shotgun sequence DNA encoding:
- the tuba2 gene encoding tubulin, alpha 2, yielding MRECISIHVGQAGVQIGNACWELYCLEHGIQPDGQMPSDKTIGGGDDSFNTFFSETGAGKHVPRAVFVDLEPTVIDEVRTGTYRQLFHPEQLITGKEDAANNYARGHYTIGKEIIDLVLDRIRKLADQCTGLQGFLVFHSFGGGTGSGFTSLLMERLSVDYGKKSKLEFSIYPAPQVSTAVVEPYNSILTTHTTLEHSDCAFMVDNEAIYDICRRNLDIERPTYTNLNRLISQIVSSITASLRFDGALNVDLTEFQTNLVPYPRIHFPLATYAPVISAEKAYHEQLSVAEITNACFEPANQMVKCDPRHGKYMACCLLYRGDVVPKDVNAAIATIKTKRTIQFVDWCPTGFKVGINYQPPTVVPGGDLAKVQRAVCMLSNTTAIAEAWARLDHKFDLMYAKRAFVHWYVGEGMEEGEFSEAREDMAALEKDYEEVGVDSIEGEGEEEGEEY